Proteins found in one Hypericibacter terrae genomic segment:
- a CDS encoding VOC family protein, whose protein sequence is MAMAKNTICLWYDKDAEAAARFYAKTFPNSSVGAVHRAPGDYPSGKAGDVLTVEFTVAGIPCLGLNGGPAFTHNEAFSFQIATDDQQETDRYWNAIVGNGGQESACGWCKDKWGLSWQITPRVLMEALAVGGEEAKRAFEAMMDMKKIDVAAIEAARRG, encoded by the coding sequence ATGGCGATGGCCAAGAACACGATCTGCCTGTGGTACGACAAGGACGCCGAGGCTGCGGCCCGCTTCTATGCCAAGACCTTTCCCAACAGCTCGGTCGGTGCCGTCCACCGTGCGCCCGGCGACTACCCGTCCGGCAAGGCGGGCGACGTGCTGACGGTCGAATTCACCGTCGCCGGCATCCCCTGTCTCGGCCTCAATGGCGGGCCCGCCTTCACGCATAACGAAGCCTTCTCGTTTCAGATCGCCACCGACGATCAGCAGGAGACCGACCGCTACTGGAACGCCATCGTCGGCAATGGCGGCCAGGAGAGTGCGTGCGGCTGGTGCAAGGACAAATGGGGCCTGTCCTGGCAGATCACGCCGCGGGTGCTGATGGAGGCGCTGGCTGTCGGCGGCGAGGAAGCGAAGCGCGCGTTCGAGGCGATGATGGATATGAAGAAGATCGACGTCGCCGCGATCGAGGCGGCCCGGCGCGGCTGA
- a CDS encoding GFA family protein produces the protein MDRFTGGCLCRNVRFVALGLPYRVGICHCLDCRKHHGALFHASAIFPQDAVTIEGETSDYAGRFFCPRCGSSVFSRSADEIEVNLGSLDAPDQLRPTYELWTVRRESWLPPFPLTRRYERNRDATGRSEG, from the coding sequence ATGGACCGATTCACCGGCGGTTGCCTGTGCCGCAATGTCCGATTTGTGGCGTTGGGACTCCCCTACCGGGTCGGCATTTGTCACTGCCTCGACTGCCGCAAGCATCACGGGGCCCTTTTCCACGCGTCCGCGATATTCCCTCAGGATGCGGTGACGATCGAGGGCGAAACAAGCGACTATGCCGGCCGGTTTTTCTGTCCCCGCTGCGGCTCCTCCGTTTTCTCGCGCAGCGCCGATGAAATCGAAGTGAACCTGGGATCCCTGGATGCCCCCGATCAACTGAGGCCAACCTACGAACTCTGGACCGTCCGCCGCGAGTCCTGGTTGCCGCCGTTTCCGCTCACGAGACGATACGAGCGCAATCGCGACGCCACGGGTCGGTCCGAGGGGTAG
- a CDS encoding excalibur calcium-binding domain-containing protein produces MRPYPQAEAALRQLHRRFAKVSRRLDRRSRAGRRTWWTLFIAAVFIGALGGYALAATGSNAWGPLTTLRHLAAEPNCAAARAVGLAPARRGEPGYWPQHDRDGDGIACEPWTPR; encoded by the coding sequence ATGCGTCCTTATCCTCAGGCAGAGGCCGCCCTACGCCAGCTGCACCGTCGCTTTGCCAAGGTCTCGCGCCGCCTCGATCGCCGCTCGCGCGCCGGCCGACGCACCTGGTGGACGCTATTCATCGCCGCAGTCTTCATCGGTGCGCTCGGTGGCTATGCCCTGGCAGCGACCGGATCGAATGCTTGGGGTCCGCTGACGACGCTCCGGCACCTAGCCGCCGAACCGAACTGTGCGGCGGCTCGAGCTGTCGGCCTGGCGCCGGCGAGACGTGGAGAGCCCGGCTATTGGCCGCAGCATGATCGCGATGGCGACGGTATCGCCTGCGAACCGTGGACGCCACGTTGA
- a CDS encoding ATP-binding cassette domain-containing protein, protein MGSLSLRNVSLLVGTPLFKDINLVVGDGDRVGLVAGNGGGKTTLLRCLAGLAESSSGEIDRSRGLRIGFVEQDVPASLMDLTLYETIRRALPPEERETQSWRADLVLDEFETPASMRDRPVRALSGGWQRLALIAQCWVTQPDALLLDEPTNHLDLAKLFQLETWIHSALQQIPVVIASHDRDFLDACTNRTLFLRPEASHYFALPYSKARAALAEIDEAAAAKRERDLKEASKLRKQAAKLTNIGINSGSDLLTVKSKYLRERAAKIESGVKSLHKERPGEIRLANSGTHAKLLVNVEGVAVTTPAGDMLFRIEKLPVFQGDRILLLGRNGAGKSQFIKLLHRAMATAEGVKGIRVTPSLVLGYTDQDMSQLPATSTPWDLIAAFGVGDQRCRGLLAQAGFPIEKQQRPIGELSFGQRARLGLLALRLTEPNFYLMDEPTNHVDIPGRETLEAEILEHEATCILVSHDRSFVRAIGSRFFLIEGRKLEEVDSPEGFFAAMAAERES, encoded by the coding sequence ATGGGTTCTCTCAGCCTTCGTAACGTCAGCCTCCTTGTCGGCACCCCGCTCTTCAAGGACATCAATCTCGTGGTCGGCGATGGCGATCGCGTGGGGCTCGTCGCCGGCAATGGCGGGGGCAAGACCACGCTGCTGCGCTGCCTGGCGGGGCTAGCTGAATCGAGCAGCGGCGAGATCGATCGCTCGCGCGGGCTTCGGATCGGCTTCGTCGAGCAGGATGTTCCGGCCTCGCTGATGGACCTCACGCTCTATGAGACCATCCGCCGGGCCCTTCCGCCTGAAGAGCGGGAGACGCAGAGCTGGCGCGCCGATCTGGTGCTCGACGAGTTCGAGACGCCTGCCTCCATGCGTGACCGCCCAGTGCGTGCGCTCAGCGGCGGCTGGCAGCGTCTGGCGCTGATCGCCCAATGCTGGGTGACCCAGCCCGATGCCCTGCTGCTCGACGAGCCGACCAACCATCTCGATCTGGCGAAACTGTTTCAGCTCGAGACCTGGATCCACAGCGCCCTGCAGCAAATACCGGTGGTGATCGCCAGTCATGACCGCGATTTCCTCGACGCCTGCACCAACCGGACGCTGTTCCTGCGACCGGAGGCCTCGCATTATTTCGCCCTGCCCTATAGTAAAGCGCGCGCGGCTCTTGCTGAGATCGACGAGGCGGCGGCGGCCAAGCGCGAGCGCGACCTGAAGGAGGCAAGCAAGCTGCGCAAGCAGGCGGCCAAGCTCACCAATATCGGCATCAATTCCGGCAGCGACCTCCTGACGGTGAAGTCGAAATATCTGCGCGAGCGCGCCGCGAAGATCGAGAGCGGCGTCAAATCCCTGCATAAGGAGCGGCCCGGCGAGATCCGGCTCGCCAACAGCGGGACGCATGCGAAGCTGCTGGTGAATGTCGAAGGCGTGGCCGTCACGACGCCGGCCGGAGACATGCTGTTCCGGATCGAGAAGCTGCCGGTCTTCCAGGGCGACCGCATCCTGCTGCTGGGCCGCAACGGTGCCGGCAAATCGCAATTCATCAAGCTGCTGCATCGGGCCATGGCGACGGCGGAGGGCGTGAAGGGCATCCGCGTCACGCCCTCGCTGGTGCTGGGCTATACCGACCAGGACATGTCGCAGCTGCCGGCCACGAGCACGCCCTGGGATTTGATCGCCGCCTTCGGCGTCGGCGACCAGCGCTGCCGCGGATTGCTGGCCCAGGCGGGATTCCCGATCGAGAAGCAGCAGCGGCCGATCGGGGAGCTGAGCTTCGGGCAGCGCGCAAGGTTGGGCCTGCTCGCTTTGCGGCTGACCGAGCCGAACTTCTACCTGATGGACGAGCCGACCAACCATGTCGACATCCCGGGCCGCGAGACCCTGGAGGCCGAGATCCTCGAGCATGAGGCGACCTGCATCCTGGTTTCGCATGACCGCAGCTTCGTGCGCGCCATCGGCTCGCGCTTCTTCCTGATCGAGGGACGGAAGCTCGAGGAGGTCGACAGCCCCGAGGGGTTCTTCGCCGCGATGGCGGCGGAACGGGAGAGTTGA
- a CDS encoding class I SAM-dependent methyltransferase: MATQEQQQTRAAWDKIAPGYDNTNTPTQMWLGNEGLRRAGLLPRMRFLDVAAGSGALSIPAARIGALVLATDQSPVMLDLLKKRADKEGLDIETRLMDGHALEFDDNSFDMAGSQFGVMLFPDMPKGISEMARVVKPGGRVLMNVYGDPRKIEFFGFFVSAIQSVRPDFVGPPMDPPPLPFQLREPERLRKEFAAAGLKDIRVETITETTKFHTGTELWEWVIWSNPIAEAVLGALNLTGEERETIRQALETLVRERAGGDGPALLSNPINIGIATK; this comes from the coding sequence GCCAGGCTATGACAATACTAACACTCCGACCCAGATGTGGTTGGGGAATGAAGGTCTCCGCCGTGCCGGGCTTCTTCCGCGCATGCGGTTCCTGGACGTGGCGGCTGGCAGCGGCGCCCTCAGTATCCCGGCAGCACGCATCGGCGCGCTTGTGCTGGCAACGGACCAGTCCCCAGTCATGCTCGACTTGCTCAAGAAGCGCGCCGACAAGGAGGGGCTCGACATCGAGACCCGGCTCATGGACGGCCATGCTCTCGAATTCGACGACAACAGCTTCGATATGGCCGGATCGCAGTTTGGTGTCATGCTGTTCCCCGACATGCCGAAAGGCATCAGCGAGATGGCGCGGGTGGTCAAACCGGGTGGCCGCGTGCTCATGAATGTGTATGGCGATCCGCGCAAGATTGAATTCTTCGGCTTCTTCGTGAGCGCGATTCAATCTGTCCGTCCCGATTTCGTCGGTCCCCCCATGGATCCTCCTCCACTCCCGTTTCAACTGCGAGAGCCGGAGCGGCTGCGGAAGGAGTTCGCCGCCGCGGGATTGAAGGACATCAGGGTTGAAACCATCACAGAGACCACGAAGTTCCATACGGGCACGGAACTGTGGGAATGGGTCATATGGAGCAACCCGATCGCCGAAGCCGTGCTCGGTGCCCTGAACCTGACGGGCGAAGAAAGAGAAACCATCCGGCAGGCCCTGGAGACGTTGGTTCGCGAGCGCGCCGGCGGCGACGGCCCCGCACTCTTGTCCAATCCGATCAACATCGGCATTGCCACCAAGTGA